A DNA window from Micromonospora sp. NBC_01739 contains the following coding sequences:
- a CDS encoding DUF6328 family protein, which yields MSKETEKQRWQRNFADLLQELRVAQTGVQILFAFLLTLPFSNGFDDTTPFQRDVYIVALLAAAGATAMIISPVAFHRALFRQGRKPDLVRFAHRMASGGLALMLIAMVSSVLLITDFVLARPIAFLLSAVTGLWFLTFWLILPFSRRNWGDDDIDDDEDPSGLSND from the coding sequence GTGTCCAAGGAAACCGAGAAGCAGCGATGGCAGCGCAACTTCGCCGACCTGTTGCAGGAGTTGCGGGTAGCACAGACCGGCGTACAGATCCTCTTCGCCTTCCTGTTGACCCTGCCGTTCAGCAACGGCTTCGACGACACCACCCCGTTCCAGCGGGACGTCTACATCGTCGCCCTGCTCGCGGCGGCCGGCGCCACCGCGATGATCATCTCGCCGGTGGCGTTCCACCGGGCACTGTTCCGCCAGGGACGTAAGCCGGATCTGGTCCGGTTCGCCCACCGGATGGCCTCCGGTGGCCTGGCCCTGATGCTGATCGCGATGGTCAGCTCGGTCCTGCTGATCACGGACTTCGTGCTGGCCCGGCCGATCGCCTTCCTGCTCAGCGCGGTCACCGGCCTCTGGTTCCTCACCTTCTGGCTGATCCTGCCGTTCTCCCGCCGCAACTGGGGCGACGACGACATCGACGACGACGAAGACCCCAGCGGCCTGTCCAACGACTGA
- a CDS encoding glycine--tRNA ligase has product MPADRIDAIVSLAKRRGFVFPSSEIYGGTRSAWDYGPLGVELKENVRRQWWKTMVQQRDDVVGLDSAVILARDVWAASGHLDAFVDPLTECQSCHKRFRADHLEEAYQEKHGKPLASLTELNCPNCGNKGTFTEPKMFNGLMKTYLGPVESDEGLHYLRPETAQGIFVNYNNVANAARKKPPFGIAQTGKSFRNEITPGNFIFRTREFEQMEMEFFVEPGTDEQWHEYWLQERWNWYIDLGLSEENLRFYEHPKEKLSHYSKRTVDIEYRFQFGGSEFAELEGVANRTDFDLTTHSKHSGVDLSYFDQTKSERWVPYVIEPAAGLTRAVLAFLLEAYDVDQAPNAKGKMEERTVMRFDPRLAPIKVAVLPLSRNEALSPKAKDLAAQLRKRWVVEFDDSQAIGRRYRRQDEIGTPFCVTVDFDTLDDNAVTIRNRDTMAQERIALDQVERYLIDHLPGC; this is encoded by the coding sequence ATGCCAGCCGACCGTATCGACGCCATCGTCAGCCTCGCCAAGCGCCGAGGCTTCGTCTTCCCCTCCAGCGAGATCTACGGAGGCACCCGATCGGCGTGGGACTACGGTCCGCTCGGCGTGGAACTCAAGGAGAACGTCCGCCGCCAGTGGTGGAAGACCATGGTCCAGCAGCGTGACGACGTCGTCGGGCTGGACTCCGCGGTCATCCTGGCCCGGGACGTGTGGGCGGCCTCCGGCCACCTCGACGCCTTCGTCGACCCGCTGACCGAGTGCCAGTCCTGCCACAAGCGGTTCCGGGCCGATCACCTGGAAGAGGCGTACCAGGAGAAGCACGGCAAGCCGCTGGCCTCCCTCACCGAGCTGAACTGCCCGAACTGCGGCAACAAGGGCACCTTCACCGAGCCCAAGATGTTCAACGGGCTGATGAAGACCTACCTGGGCCCGGTGGAGAGCGACGAAGGGCTGCACTACCTGCGCCCGGAGACCGCCCAGGGCATCTTCGTCAACTACAACAACGTGGCGAACGCGGCCCGGAAGAAGCCGCCGTTCGGCATCGCCCAGACCGGCAAGTCGTTCCGCAACGAGATCACCCCGGGCAACTTCATCTTCCGGACCCGCGAGTTCGAGCAGATGGAGATGGAGTTCTTCGTCGAGCCCGGCACCGACGAGCAGTGGCACGAGTACTGGCTTCAGGAGCGCTGGAACTGGTACATCGACCTGGGGCTCTCCGAGGAGAACCTGCGCTTCTACGAGCACCCCAAGGAGAAGCTCTCCCATTACTCGAAGCGCACGGTCGACATCGAGTACCGGTTCCAGTTCGGCGGCAGCGAGTTCGCCGAGCTGGAGGGGGTCGCCAACCGCACCGACTTCGACCTCACCACGCACAGCAAGCACTCCGGGGTCGACCTGTCGTACTTCGACCAGACCAAGAGCGAGCGCTGGGTGCCGTACGTGATCGAGCCGGCCGCCGGCCTGACCCGCGCGGTGCTGGCCTTCCTGCTCGAGGCGTACGACGTCGACCAGGCGCCGAACGCCAAGGGCAAGATGGAGGAGCGCACGGTGATGCGCTTCGACCCGCGACTGGCCCCGATCAAGGTGGCCGTGCTGCCGCTGTCGCGCAACGAGGCCCTGTCGCCCAAGGCCAAGGACCTCGCCGCGCAGCTGCGCAAGCGTTGGGTGGTCGAGTTCGACGACTCGCAGGCCATCGGCCGCCGCTACCGCCGGCAGGACGAGATCGGCACCCCCTTCTGCGTCACGGTCGACTTCGACACCCTGGACGACAACGCGGTGACCATCCGCAACCGGGACACCATGGCCCAGGAGCGCATCGCCCTGGACCAGGTCGAGCGCTACCTGATCGACCACCTCCCGGGCTGCTGA
- a CDS encoding metal ABC transporter substrate-binding protein, producing MTFRTASRALAAATAALALTLVTGCTGDEAAGNDPERVDVVAGFYPLQFLAERIGGNAVAVTNLARPGAEPHDLELNPRQVGQIIDAELIVFLHGFQPAVDEAIEQHGGDHAFDVAEVEPLLDATAGGHDHDHGDDHDHSDEKSDGAKDPHVWLDPTRLATIGDKLAERLGAVDPDHADEYTQRAGALRTELEKLDTEFTEGLKTCQRREIVVSHTAFGYLAQRYQLEQIGITGLSPEDEPSPQRLATVTEEAREHGATTIFFETLVSPKVAETIAREVGAQTAVLDPLEGLSAEGGGEDYLSVMRTNLQTLRTALSCS from the coding sequence ATGACCTTCCGCACCGCCTCCCGGGCGCTGGCCGCGGCCACTGCCGCGCTCGCCCTGACCCTCGTCACCGGCTGCACCGGCGACGAGGCGGCCGGCAACGACCCGGAGCGGGTTGACGTGGTGGCCGGCTTCTACCCCTTGCAGTTCCTGGCCGAGCGGATCGGCGGGAACGCCGTGGCGGTGACCAACCTGGCCCGCCCGGGCGCCGAGCCCCACGACCTGGAGCTGAACCCGCGGCAGGTCGGCCAGATCATCGACGCGGAGCTGATCGTCTTCCTGCACGGCTTCCAGCCGGCCGTGGACGAGGCGATCGAGCAGCACGGCGGCGACCACGCCTTCGACGTGGCCGAGGTGGAGCCACTGCTGGACGCCACCGCCGGTGGCCACGACCACGACCATGGTGATGACCACGACCACTCCGATGAGAAGTCCGACGGGGCGAAGGACCCCCACGTCTGGCTCGACCCGACCCGGCTGGCCACCATCGGCGACAAGCTGGCCGAGCGGCTCGGCGCGGTCGACCCGGACCACGCCGACGAGTACACCCAGCGGGCGGGCGCCCTGCGCACCGAGTTGGAGAAGCTGGACACCGAGTTCACCGAGGGGCTGAAGACCTGCCAGCGCCGGGAGATCGTGGTCAGCCACACCGCGTTCGGGTACCTGGCCCAGCGCTACCAGTTGGAGCAGATCGGCATCACCGGCCTCTCCCCCGAGGACGAGCCCTCCCCGCAGCGGCTGGCCACGGTCACCGAGGAGGCACGCGAGCACGGCGCCACCACGATCTTCTTCGAGACCCTGGTGAGCCCTAAGGTCGCCGAGACCATCGCCCGGGAGGTGGGGGCGCAGACCGCCGTGCTGGACCCCCTGGAGGGTCTGTCCGCCGAGGGCGGCGGGGAGGACTACCTTTCGGTGATGCGTACCAACCTGCAGACCCTGCGGACGGCGTTGAGCTGCTCGTGA
- a CDS encoding Rv0361 family membrane protein, producing the protein MAPPFAAPPTEGGRSRLWLGLGAGALALVLCCGGGGAAAVGLLISGVQAVEEQGRTVSGDYYRALADGEYGQAYDQLCDAVKRRESRQEFERRAAAEPQIVSYQVGSVDTTTLTVPVDVTFAGGGQERQQVILAQDQQTGGMEVCGVN; encoded by the coding sequence GTGGCCCCGCCGTTCGCGGCTCCGCCGACCGAGGGGGGTCGCTCCCGACTCTGGCTCGGCCTCGGTGCCGGGGCGTTGGCCCTGGTGCTCTGCTGCGGTGGTGGCGGTGCCGCCGCGGTCGGTCTGCTGATCAGCGGGGTGCAGGCGGTCGAGGAGCAGGGCCGTACGGTCTCCGGCGACTACTACCGGGCCCTGGCCGACGGCGAGTACGGCCAGGCGTACGACCAGCTCTGCGACGCGGTCAAGCGGCGCGAGTCCCGGCAGGAGTTCGAACGCCGCGCCGCCGCCGAGCCCCAGATCGTCTCCTATCAGGTCGGCAGCGTGGACACCACCACCCTGACCGTGCCGGTGGACGTCACCTTCGCCGGGGGTGGCCAGGAGCGCCAGCAGGTCATCCTGGCCCAGGACCAGCAGACCGGAGGCATGGAGGTCTGCGGAGTCAACTGA
- a CDS encoding Fur family transcriptional regulator, whose product MSDGGTAVRNTRQRSAVSALLGEVEGFHSAQDLHAMLRERGERVGLTTVYRTLQSMADAGEIDVMRPPGGEHLYRRCSEGHHHHLVCRACGRTVEVAGPTVETWADKVAAQHGFTDVSHTLEIFGTCPTCTP is encoded by the coding sequence ATGAGCGACGGTGGTACGGCGGTCCGTAACACCCGGCAACGCTCGGCTGTCAGCGCCCTGCTGGGCGAGGTGGAAGGCTTCCACAGTGCCCAGGACCTGCACGCGATGCTGCGCGAGCGCGGCGAACGGGTCGGCCTGACCACGGTCTACCGGACCCTGCAGAGCATGGCCGACGCAGGCGAGATCGACGTGATGCGCCCGCCGGGCGGCGAGCACCTCTACCGCAGGTGCAGCGAGGGACACCACCACCACCTGGTCTGCCGGGCTTGTGGTCGTACGGTCGAGGTCGCCGGCCCCACCGTGGAGACCTGGGCCGACAAGGTCGCCGCCCAGCACGGCTTCACCGACGTCAGCCACACCCTGGAGATCTTCGGCACCTGCCCCACCTGCACCCCCTGA
- a CDS encoding metal ABC transporter ATP-binding protein, whose amino-acid sequence MTTEVITLTRGVVGYEGRPVLRDVSLTVAAGEVVAILGANGSGKSTLIRAVLGLVPLSSGSVTLFGEPARRFRQWHRIGYVPQRLGAGSGVPATVGEVVASGRLARRGVLRPPGRADREAVAEALRAVGLADRAKDPVSTLSGGQQQRTLIARALAGRPELLVLDEPTAGVDAASQEAFAEALRAFVDGGGTVLLVAHELGPLQPLISRAVVVHQGLIAHDGAVPEPAGHHAAPDHDHVHPHCPEEPAGLWGTN is encoded by the coding sequence GTGACGACCGAAGTCATCACTCTGACGCGCGGGGTGGTCGGCTACGAGGGCCGCCCCGTGCTGCGGGACGTCTCGCTGACCGTGGCCGCCGGTGAGGTGGTCGCGATCCTCGGCGCCAACGGCTCCGGCAAGTCCACCCTGATCCGCGCCGTGCTCGGGCTGGTCCCGCTCAGCTCCGGCTCGGTCACCCTCTTCGGGGAGCCGGCCCGCCGGTTCCGCCAGTGGCACCGCATCGGGTACGTCCCGCAGCGGCTCGGCGCGGGCAGTGGCGTACCGGCCACGGTGGGCGAGGTGGTCGCCTCCGGCCGGCTGGCCCGCCGGGGGGTGCTGCGCCCGCCGGGGCGCGCCGACCGGGAGGCCGTGGCCGAGGCGCTGCGGGCCGTGGGGCTCGCCGACCGGGCGAAGGACCCGGTGTCCACCCTCTCCGGCGGACAGCAGCAGCGCACCCTGATCGCCCGCGCCCTGGCCGGTCGGCCGGAACTGCTGGTGCTCGACGAGCCCACCGCCGGGGTGGACGCCGCCAGTCAGGAGGCGTTCGCCGAGGCGCTGCGCGCCTTCGTCGACGGCGGCGGCACCGTACTGCTGGTGGCCCACGAACTGGGCCCCCTCCAGCCCCTGATCAGCCGGGCGGTCGTCGTACACCAGGGTCTGATCGCGCACGACGGCGCGGTGCCGGAACCGGCCGGGCACCACGCGGCGCCCGACCACGACCACGTGCATCCGCACTGTCCCGAGGAACCCGCCGGGTTGTGGGGCACGAATTGA
- the dusB gene encoding tRNA dihydrouridine synthase DusB — protein MPTSAALGPLTIGRHQVWPPVVLAPMAGITNVGFRQLCREQGGGIYVCEMITTVALVERNPKTLRMIAFGADESPRSLQLYGTDPEITAAAVRIVVEKDLADHIDLNFGCPVPKVTRRGGGAALPWRRRLFARLVKAAVGAAAPAGVPVTVKMRKGIDDDHLTYVEAGLAAQDAGVAAVALHGRTAAQRYSGTADWDAIATLKQALDVPVLGNGDIWEADDALRMVAHTGVDGVVIGRGCLGRPWLFADLEAAFAGRTERRLPSLGEVALTMRRHAELLVDQFTAGARNPARGERDGCTDFRKHVAWYLKGFPIGSELRRALAMIDSLAQLDDLLGKLDPTVPFPTETLGQPRGRTNSPGKVFLPDGWLVSRDDDTVPEGAELADSGG, from the coding sequence ATGCCGACGAGTGCTGCGCTGGGGCCGTTGACCATCGGGCGGCACCAGGTGTGGCCGCCGGTGGTGCTTGCCCCGATGGCGGGCATCACCAACGTCGGGTTCCGCCAGCTCTGCCGGGAGCAGGGCGGCGGCATCTACGTCTGCGAGATGATCACCACGGTCGCCCTGGTCGAGCGGAACCCGAAGACCCTGCGCATGATCGCCTTCGGGGCGGACGAGAGCCCCCGCAGCCTCCAGCTCTACGGCACCGACCCGGAGATCACCGCCGCCGCCGTGCGGATCGTGGTCGAGAAGGATCTCGCCGATCACATCGACCTCAACTTTGGCTGCCCGGTCCCGAAGGTCACCCGGCGCGGTGGGGGCGCGGCCCTGCCCTGGCGGCGTCGACTCTTCGCCCGCCTGGTCAAGGCCGCGGTGGGCGCCGCCGCCCCCGCCGGGGTGCCGGTCACGGTCAAGATGCGCAAGGGCATAGACGACGACCACCTGACGTACGTCGAGGCGGGGCTGGCCGCGCAGGACGCCGGGGTCGCCGCGGTCGCCCTGCACGGGCGTACGGCCGCACAGCGCTATTCGGGCACCGCCGACTGGGACGCGATCGCCACCCTCAAGCAGGCCCTCGACGTGCCGGTGCTCGGCAACGGCGACATCTGGGAGGCCGACGACGCGCTGCGGATGGTGGCCCACACCGGGGTCGACGGGGTGGTGATCGGACGGGGCTGCCTGGGCCGACCGTGGCTCTTCGCCGACCTGGAGGCCGCCTTCGCCGGACGTACCGAGCGGCGGCTGCCCAGCCTGGGCGAGGTGGCGCTGACCATGCGCCGGCACGCCGAGCTGCTGGTCGACCAGTTCACCGCCGGGGCCCGCAACCCGGCCCGGGGCGAGCGGGACGGCTGCACCGACTTCCGCAAGCACGTCGCCTGGTACCTCAAGGGCTTCCCGATCGGCAGCGAGCTGCGCCGCGCCCTGGCCATGATCGACAGCTTGGCCCAGCTCGACGATCTGCTCGGCAAGCTGGACCCGACCGTGCCGTTCCCGACGGAGACCCTGGGCCAGCCGCGCGGGCGTACCAACTCACCCGGCAAGGTCTTCCTGCCGGACGGCTGGCTGGTCAGCCGCGACGACGACACCGTCCCCGAGGGCGCCGAACTGGCCGACTCCGGCGGCTGA
- a CDS encoding ArsR/SmtB family transcription factor, with the protein MSSGSGYDAYEGASELLRALSAPIRLAIVSQLAGGERCVHELVDTLGVTQPLVSQHLRVLRGAGVVRGSRRGREIAYSLVDEHVAHIVADAVSHAGEGS; encoded by the coding sequence GTGAGCAGCGGATCCGGGTACGACGCGTACGAGGGCGCCAGTGAGCTGCTGCGTGCCCTCTCCGCGCCGATCCGGCTGGCCATCGTCAGCCAACTGGCCGGGGGCGAGCGCTGCGTGCACGAGTTGGTCGACACCCTGGGCGTCACCCAGCCACTGGTCTCCCAGCACCTGCGGGTGCTGCGCGGCGCCGGTGTGGTGCGCGGCTCCCGGCGCGGCCGGGAGATCGCGTACAGCCTGGTCGACGAGCATGTGGCACACATCGTGGCCGACGCGGTGAGCCATGCCGGGGAGGGATCATGA
- a CDS encoding metal ABC transporter permease, with the protein MNLFQYEYMQNALIGALVIGVAAPALGIYLVQRRLALIGDGIGHVALTGVGAGLLFGTSPVIMAVIAAVIGAVAIELIRERGRTSGDLALALLFYGGIAGGVVLVGLSDSTSANLNAYLFGALTTTSRGDLATIAALGLAVLITMIALRPALFAVCQDEEYARVSGLPVRALNLLLAVTTAITVTIAMRAVGVLLISALMVVPVATAQQVTRGFRTTMTAAMALGLFAAGAGIWLAAVADTAPGASVVVLAIVSFVVVTLLAAAWRRIRRTRPAPEPAPEPHEVVLDRS; encoded by the coding sequence TTGAACCTCTTCCAGTACGAGTACATGCAGAACGCCCTGATCGGGGCGCTGGTGATCGGCGTGGCCGCGCCGGCGCTCGGCATCTACCTGGTGCAGCGGCGGCTGGCCCTGATCGGGGACGGCATCGGGCATGTGGCCCTGACCGGTGTCGGCGCCGGCCTGCTCTTCGGCACCTCCCCGGTGATCATGGCGGTGATCGCTGCCGTCATCGGTGCGGTGGCCATCGAGCTGATCCGGGAGCGGGGCCGTACCTCCGGGGACCTGGCCCTGGCCCTGCTCTTCTACGGCGGCATCGCCGGTGGCGTGGTCCTGGTGGGGCTGTCCGACAGCACCAGCGCGAACCTCAACGCGTACCTGTTCGGGGCCCTCACCACCACATCTCGCGGTGACCTGGCCACCATCGCGGCGCTCGGCCTGGCGGTGCTGATCACGATGATCGCCCTGCGTCCGGCGTTGTTCGCGGTCTGCCAGGACGAGGAGTACGCCCGGGTCTCCGGCCTGCCGGTGCGGGCCCTGAACCTGCTGCTGGCGGTCACCACCGCGATCACCGTGACGATCGCGATGCGGGCGGTCGGGGTCCTGCTGATCAGTGCGCTGATGGTGGTGCCGGTGGCCACCGCCCAGCAGGTCACCCGAGGTTTCCGCACCACCATGACCGCGGCGATGGCCCTCGGGCTGTTCGCCGCCGGGGCCGGCATCTGGCTGGCGGCGGTGGCCGACACCGCCCCGGGCGCCTCCGTGGTGGTGCTCGCGATCGTCTCCTTCGTGGTGGTCACCCTGCTCGCCGCCGCCTGGCGCCGGATCCGTCGGACCCGGCCCGCGCCGGAGCCCGCACCGGAGCCACACGAGGTGGTGCTCGACCGATCCTGA
- a CDS encoding alpha/beta fold hydrolase, protein MHIDARGLRFDVVAGGPQDGAPVLLLHGFPQHAGEWNDVTTTLHVAALRTYAVNQRGYSPGARPTSVEAYRLAELVADAAAILDALGVDSAHVVGHDWGAVVAWALAAGHPERVRTLTAVSVPHPAAMAYALAEDSQQKARSAYMMLFRRPGVAEKTLLALKARGLRGMLRGVGDPARVSTYAEPMREPGALTAALNWYRAMSQADLAAIGPVTVPTTFVWSDRDVAIGRTAAEACASHVRGDYRFVELAGVSHWIPDQVPTRLAEAIVTRVRSVA, encoded by the coding sequence ATGCACATCGACGCCCGAGGTCTGCGGTTCGACGTCGTCGCCGGTGGCCCGCAGGACGGTGCACCGGTGCTGCTGCTGCACGGTTTCCCGCAGCACGCGGGCGAGTGGAACGACGTGACGACGACCCTGCACGTGGCCGCTCTGCGCACCTACGCGGTCAACCAGCGCGGCTACTCCCCGGGTGCCCGCCCGACCTCCGTGGAGGCGTACCGGCTGGCGGAGTTGGTAGCCGACGCGGCCGCCATCCTGGACGCCCTCGGTGTCGACTCCGCCCATGTGGTGGGGCACGACTGGGGTGCTGTGGTCGCCTGGGCGCTGGCCGCCGGGCATCCGGAGCGGGTCCGCACCCTGACCGCCGTCTCCGTGCCCCATCCGGCCGCCATGGCGTACGCCCTCGCCGAGGACTCGCAGCAGAAGGCGCGCTCGGCGTACATGATGCTGTTCCGTCGGCCCGGGGTGGCCGAGAAGACCCTGCTTGCCCTGAAGGCCCGAGGGCTGCGCGGGATGCTGCGCGGGGTCGGGGATCCGGCGCGGGTGTCCACGTACGCCGAACCGATGCGCGAACCCGGCGCCCTGACCGCCGCCCTGAACTGGTACCGGGCGATGTCCCAGGCGGACCTGGCGGCGATCGGCCCGGTGACCGTGCCGACCACCTTCGTGTGGAGCGACCGGGACGTGGCGATCGGGCGTACCGCCGCCGAGGCCTGCGCTAGCCACGTACGTGGGGACTACCGGTTCGTGGAACTGGCCGGGGTCAGCCACTGGATTCCGGACCAGGTACCGACCCGACTGGCCGAGGCCATCGTGACCCGGGTCCGTTCCGTCGCCTGA
- a CDS encoding TIGR03943 family putative permease subunit — translation MNRQAQGVLLLLFGGAVLRASLTDLYLRYVKEGLRPFLIAAGLLLVVAAIMTLWYELRPAADDPAVEHDGHPHHEPRVGWLLILPVLGLLLVAPPALGSYAASQSGTALNAPRQSDYPPLPDADPAPVSVLDYAARALFDRGASIGDRRVQLTGFLTTGGDGRPILARMVLSCCAADGRPVKLGLAGEVPVGLPDDTWVEVVGRYSDRIGRDPVNDAEIPYLQVESWRRIPTPKQQYD, via the coding sequence GTGAACCGGCAGGCCCAGGGGGTGCTCCTGCTGCTGTTCGGCGGGGCGGTGCTGCGGGCCAGCCTCACCGACCTCTACCTGCGCTATGTCAAGGAAGGGCTGCGACCCTTCCTGATCGCCGCCGGCCTGCTGCTGGTGGTCGCCGCGATCATGACCCTGTGGTACGAGCTGCGCCCGGCCGCCGATGATCCCGCCGTGGAGCATGACGGGCACCCTCACCACGAACCCCGGGTGGGCTGGCTGCTCATCCTGCCGGTGCTCGGCCTGCTGCTGGTGGCCCCACCAGCTCTGGGCTCGTACGCGGCCAGCCAGTCCGGCACCGCCCTGAACGCCCCGCGACAGTCGGACTACCCGCCCCTGCCCGACGCCGACCCGGCACCGGTCAGCGTCCTGGACTACGCGGCGCGGGCCCTGTTCGACCGGGGCGCCTCGATCGGCGACCGGCGGGTGCAGTTGACCGGCTTCCTCACCACCGGCGGGGACGGCCGACCGATTCTGGCCCGCATGGTGCTGTCCTGCTGCGCGGCCGACGGGCGGCCGGTCAAGCTCGGGCTAGCCGGCGAGGTGCCGGTCGGGTTGCCGGACGACACCTGGGTGGAGGTGGTCGGCCGGTACAGCGACCGGATCGGTCGTGACCCGGTCAACGACGCCGAGATCCCGTACCTCCAGGTCGAGTCCTGGCGGCGGATACCCACCCCCAAGCAGCAGTACGACTGA
- a CDS encoding antibiotic biosynthesis monooxygenase family protein produces MLVTNRFVVEDDGAQEFTERAHAALAALAARPGYLRGQLVRALDDPRHWCLLTEWESVGTYRRALGGFEVKVTAIPLLAESIDEPSAYETLASAAPDGEVVVVASDRAAGPYR; encoded by the coding sequence GTGCTGGTGACCAACCGGTTCGTGGTCGAGGACGACGGTGCCCAGGAATTCACCGAACGGGCCCACGCCGCCCTCGCGGCGCTCGCCGCCCGCCCCGGCTACCTGCGCGGGCAACTGGTCCGGGCCCTGGACGACCCGCGACACTGGTGCCTGCTCACCGAATGGGAGTCGGTCGGCACCTACCGGCGGGCGCTCGGTGGCTTCGAGGTCAAGGTCACCGCGATACCGCTGCTCGCCGAGAGCATCGACGAGCCGTCCGCCTACGAGACGTTGGCCAGCGCCGCCCCGGACGGGGAGGTCGTGGTGGTCGCCAGCGATCGGGCCGCGGGTCCTTACCGCTGA